ATCATGCAAATGGAAGCGGGAATGCTTGTCCAGCGACTGCTCTTGTCTTCGGCCGCCGCCGGGTTTGGCGGACATCCGCTGCTTGGGTTTGATACGGCGGTGACGGATAGAATTTATAGGTTGGGTTCTGAGAACTTAACGACTTTGATTCAGATTCCGATCGGACCTTTTCGGGAGAAGGCTTGGATGAGGGGGAGTTTGAGGAGTTGAAGAGGAGTGAGCCGCGGAGTCTGTCCCGTGGCTTTTCCCATGTCGCGTACTAACCAGAGGTGCCAGATAGACGGAAAAATTCCGCTTAATTCGTCATTGATTGGTTAAATAGGCTCAAATAGAAGGAGAAATTCCGCCTATTGGCTCAAAAAATACAATAACGGACGATTATTTTTTGCTTAAGCGATTAAGTCCATATAATTGTGTAAAAAGAAAGAGTCATTTTATTCCTTCTTGTCAACACTGTTTTCAACGACGATAAACAATGAGAAGAGGAATAAAGATGACTCAATTACAGTTTAACCTAGATTTGGATTCTTTAAAAGAAGCAGTAATAAATTCTAACATCGAAACGGTGGTTCGCTCAGCCATCGTCCTTGTATTAAATGAATACATGGAAAGGGAGAGAGACCAGTACCTACAAGCAGCTTCCTACGAACGATCTACTGATCGTTTAGATTATCGTAACGGATACTATGAGCGTGATTTCACGATGAGTGTTGGGAAGATCAAATTGAAGGTACCACGCACCCGTAATGGAGATTTTTCTCCTTCCATATTTGAAAAGTACTCACGTTGTGATCAAGCTTTTGTTCTTTCGATGCTTGAAATGGTGATCAATGGTGTTTCTACCCGTAAGGTTACTCATATTGTGGAACAGCTTTGTGGTGAAACAGTTTCAAAATCATTCGTTTCTTCCCTGACTCAAAAATTAGATCCTATCATTAATGATTGGGCTAAGAGACCTCTGAACGGAACTTATTTTCCATTTATATTTGTAGATGCCATGTATATAAAAGTTCGCGAACACCATCGTGTCGTTTCAAAAGCCGTCTACATTGCGACAGCTCTTACTGAGAAAAATAATCGTGAGATTTTAGGATTAATGGTCGATCATGTCGAGAGCTACGAAAGTTGGAGTAGGTTCTTTCAACAGCTGAAATCGCGCGGTTTACAGTCACCTAAGCTTGTGATTTCAGATGCCCATAAGGGCCTACAAAAAGCCGTTCTCCGTGAATTTATTGGAACCAGTTGGCAGAGGTGTAATGTACATTTCAAACGAAATATTATTAACCAACTCCCTAAGAAAGATTCCAAAGAAATTAGAACGATGATTAAGCGGGTATTTGAAGCCGTCAAAATCGAAGATATGAGGAACTTTAAAGAAGAACTGATGAGTCAGTTTAGCGAGAATAAAAAATATGAAAAAGCGTTGGCCATCTTAGATGAAGGCTTTGAAGATACCATACAGTACATGGAGCACCCAGAGGAAATTCGACCACACATTCGTAGTACAAACAGTTTGGAACGCTTAAACCAAGAGGTTCGAAGAAGAGAAAAGGTCA
The DNA window shown above is from Rossellomorea vietnamensis and carries:
- a CDS encoding IS256 family transposase, whose translation is MTQLQFNLDLDSLKEAVINSNIETVVRSAIVLVLNEYMERERDQYLQAASYERSTDRLDYRNGYYERDFTMSVGKIKLKVPRTRNGDFSPSIFEKYSRCDQAFVLSMLEMVINGVSTRKVTHIVEQLCGETVSKSFVSSLTQKLDPIINDWAKRPLNGTYFPFIFVDAMYIKVREHHRVVSKAVYIATALTEKNNREILGLMVDHVESYESWSRFFQQLKSRGLQSPKLVISDAHKGLQKAVLREFIGTSWQRCNVHFKRNIINQLPKKDSKEIRTMIKRVFEAVKIEDMRNFKEELMSQFSENKKYEKALAILDEGFEDTIQYMEHPEEIRPHIRSTNSLERLNQEVRRREKVIRIFPNTQSAFRLVGAVLFHYQETNYSKRKFF